The Streptomyces cynarae genome contains a region encoding:
- a CDS encoding MarR family winged helix-turn-helix transcriptional regulator: protein MDDDLVWAIRMISGALRRAAADASETLPGGARAYLVLVALAEAGDKPPTQLELAGQVGLDRTVMTYLLDDLEGLGLLSRRPNPQDRRARHVILSDEGRSQLLRMRTDVAAAEARLLAELSEEQRAQFRDLLTRVALTAQRGTGKG from the coding sequence TTGGACGACGACCTGGTTTGGGCCATTCGCATGATCTCGGGGGCGCTCCGGCGCGCCGCAGCCGACGCCTCGGAGACGCTGCCCGGGGGAGCACGCGCCTACTTGGTGCTCGTGGCATTGGCCGAGGCCGGGGACAAACCCCCCACGCAACTCGAACTGGCCGGCCAGGTCGGTCTCGACCGAACGGTGATGACCTACCTTCTCGACGACCTGGAGGGGCTGGGTCTGCTGTCGAGACGCCCGAATCCGCAGGACCGGCGGGCTCGCCACGTGATCCTGTCGGACGAGGGCCGATCGCAACTGCTGCGCATGCGAACTGATGTCGCGGCCGCTGAAGCACGGCTGCTTGCCGAGTTGAGCGAAGAACAGCGGGCCCAGTTTCGAGACCTCCTGACCCGGGTCGCGCTCACCGCCCAGCGAGGCACCGGCAAGGGTTGA
- a CDS encoding IclR family transcriptional regulator, whose translation MGNAAAVRETAVPSSVMQKAFDLLEVFRYGRVLTLSEVARRAGLPKSTAYRVLGMLVRVGAVEHEGTGYRMAFRMMTLGAASPEGAVRHVALPYLLDLHRAVGHTIHLGVLRGPEVVYVEKLYTPRARLFATEVGMALPAHCTSVGKALLAHTDPDMVEGTTTGRLRALTAHSVRDPELLRRELRRVRQRGVATDVEEAAPGRSCVAMPIVFGGQAVAAVSIGFPTEQGSADVFLPPLRRTVSSIVRALPGVLT comes from the coding sequence ATGGGCAATGCAGCCGCAGTGCGGGAGACGGCCGTTCCGTCGTCGGTCATGCAGAAGGCGTTCGATCTGCTGGAAGTGTTCCGATACGGCCGCGTCTTGACGTTGAGTGAGGTGGCGCGCCGCGCCGGTCTGCCGAAGTCGACCGCCTACCGCGTCCTCGGGATGCTCGTCCGGGTGGGGGCGGTCGAACACGAGGGCACCGGCTACCGGATGGCGTTCCGGATGATGACCCTCGGTGCGGCGTCGCCCGAAGGAGCCGTCCGCCACGTCGCGCTTCCGTACCTGCTGGATCTGCACCGGGCTGTCGGGCACACCATCCATCTGGGCGTCCTGCGCGGCCCGGAGGTCGTCTACGTGGAGAAGCTGTACACGCCGCGGGCGCGGTTGTTCGCCACGGAGGTCGGGATGGCCCTGCCCGCTCACTGCACGAGTGTGGGCAAGGCTCTGCTGGCCCACACGGACCCGGACATGGTGGAGGGGACCACCACGGGCCGTCTGCGCGCGCTCACCGCGCACTCGGTGCGGGACCCGGAACTGCTCCGGCGTGAGCTGCGACGGGTCCGGCAGCGTGGGGTCGCCACCGACGTCGAGGAGGCGGCGCCCGGACGGTCGTGTGTGGCCATGCCGATCGTCTTCGGCGGCCAGGCGGTGGCGGCGGTGTCGATCGGGTTCCCCACCGAACAAGGGTCGGCTGATGTGTTCCTGCCACCCCTGCGACGGACGGTGTCGTCGATCGTCAGGGCACTGCCCGGCGTCCTGACCTGA
- a CDS encoding VOC family protein, protein MSFFTSLGYVVVRGPLDEWTRFATQTIGAEPSPSAAGELRLRLDEYAYRILVEDGEPAGPRSLMALGLTVPDAATLAALETHLASRGITVREDEELRARRGVEGLRVFSDPAGQTIEAVHGQPFADTPFASPLGVRFVTGDLGVGHALLTNPGGARELAEFYQRELGFRLTDTISMAQFGSDENAYFLHCNPRHHSIGVGEGVGPIPGLDHLMLEVSDFSTVGRIMSQINGDPDRVIITLGEHTNDHMTSFYVTTPSGFQIEYGSGGVVIDDDTWQVAHYDAISAWGHKYIAADA, encoded by the coding sequence ATGAGCTTCTTCACATCGCTGGGCTATGTCGTGGTCCGCGGTCCACTCGACGAGTGGACCCGCTTCGCCACCCAGACCATCGGCGCGGAACCCTCGCCGTCCGCCGCGGGCGAACTGCGCCTGCGACTCGACGAGTACGCGTACCGCATCCTCGTCGAGGACGGCGAGCCCGCGGGCCCCCGGTCCCTGATGGCACTGGGCCTCACCGTCCCGGACGCGGCCACGCTCGCCGCGCTGGAGACCCACCTCGCATCCCGGGGCATCACCGTCCGCGAGGACGAGGAACTGCGAGCCCGCCGGGGCGTCGAGGGACTGCGGGTCTTCTCCGACCCCGCAGGCCAGACGATCGAGGCCGTCCACGGCCAGCCGTTCGCCGACACCCCGTTCGCGTCCCCGCTGGGCGTCCGTTTCGTCACCGGTGATCTGGGGGTCGGGCACGCCCTCCTGACCAATCCGGGTGGCGCGCGCGAGCTGGCCGAGTTCTACCAGCGTGAGCTGGGATTCAGGCTGACCGACACGATCTCGATGGCTCAGTTCGGATCGGACGAGAACGCCTACTTCCTGCACTGCAACCCCCGGCATCACTCCATCGGCGTCGGCGAGGGCGTCGGCCCCATCCCGGGCCTCGATCACCTCATGCTCGAAGTCTCCGACTTCTCCACCGTCGGCCGCATCATGAGCCAGATCAACGGCGATCCCGACCGCGTCATCATCACGCTGGGCGAGCACACGAACGACCACATGACCTCGTTCTACGTGACCACGCCGTCCGGGTTCCAGATCGAGTACGGCAGCGGCGGCGTGGTGATCGACGACGACACATGGCAGGTCGCCCACTACGACGCCATCAGCGCCTGGGGCCACAAGTACATCGCGGCCGACGCCTGA
- a CDS encoding SDR family NAD(P)-dependent oxidoreductase produces MSSSRRCTLAPRVSTGRSGVNVRAPFLLVAALVQGVVRRQNGSIVLIGSGPARIPAAVRAAYGASKAGAEMLARYRAFEFGPSGVRVNAVPPSCSHLRAATSTVRSSLPMAPSAAVDDGPVHRASPLTAPFRETATRTLGSCGAAGDACGDARGPQSRSDWSSSRATGTRVMPGC; encoded by the coding sequence ATGAGTTCGTCCCGACGGTGCACACTGGCGCCGCGAGTTTCGACCGGCAGATCGGGAGTCAACGTGCGGGCCCCGTTCCTGCTGGTAGCGGCCTTGGTGCAGGGAGTGGTGCGGCGACAGAACGGATCGATCGTCCTGATCGGGTCGGGCCCGGCGCGAATCCCGGCTGCGGTCCGTGCGGCTTACGGCGCCTCGAAGGCCGGCGCCGAGATGCTCGCTCGCTATCGGGCGTTTGAGTTCGGTCCGTCGGGTGTGCGGGTCAACGCGGTCCCCCCTTCCTGCTCTCACCTTCGAGCGGCTACGTCAACGGTGCGGTCCTCGCTGCCGATGGCGCCGAGCGCAGCAGTGGATGACGGTCCCGTTCATCGGGCTTCGCCCCTGACCGCGCCGTTTCGGGAGACGGCGACGAGGACCCTTGGAAGCTGCGGGGCCGCCGGGGACGCCTGTGGTGACGCGCGCGGCCCCCAGTCGAGATCCGACTGGAGCTCGTCGCGAGCCACCGGCACCCGCGTCATGCCGGGCTGTTAG
- a CDS encoding amidohydrolase family protein has product MCATYGGDFLGAERFRPVWRALDAIGAGVFIHPSPFGAAALDLPRPFFEVTFDTARTVVDMVWRGVTRSAPRVRVVLAHAGGALPALAGRIALLSDADWVPHEGVTPETVREALAAIYYDTAMAGTPNALGPALAVTSPDHIVYGSDFGAPCASEPVLRETMTSLLTGGVLAPEVAAGVGRHAHTVFPRAAARLVPAEKAAS; this is encoded by the coding sequence CTGTGCGCCACCTACGGCGGCGACTTCCTCGGCGCCGAACGGTTCCGCCCGGTATGGCGGGCGCTCGACGCGATCGGGGCCGGAGTCTTCATCCATCCCTCGCCGTTCGGGGCAGCGGCTCTTGACCTGCCGCGCCCCTTCTTCGAGGTCACCTTCGACACCGCGCGGACCGTGGTGGACATGGTGTGGCGCGGCGTCACACGGTCCGCTCCCCGCGTCCGCGTCGTCCTCGCGCACGCGGGCGGCGCCCTGCCCGCGCTCGCCGGGCGGATCGCACTGCTGTCCGACGCCGACTGGGTACCCCACGAAGGAGTCACCCCTGAGACGGTGCGCGAAGCCCTCGCCGCCATCTACTACGACACCGCGATGGCGGGCACGCCGAACGCGCTCGGCCCCGCGCTGGCCGTCACCTCTCCCGACCACATCGTGTACGGCTCGGACTTCGGCGCCCCTTGCGCGAGCGAACCGGTGCTGCGGGAGACGATGACCTCGTTGCTGACTGGTGGCGTGCTCGCCCCCGAGGTCGCGGCCGGCGTGGGACGCCACGCGCACACGGTCTTCCCGCGCGCCGCCGCCCGGCTGGTTCCGGCCGAGAAGGCGGCCTCGTAG
- a CDS encoding amidohydrolase gives MHRTGWIDVHAHFALPGGTTAWDPLTALDHMVRLGIDMQLLSDVTVTAPADVRASNEYGASVVRRYPHRFGLLAALPLSDVDAALAEIE, from the coding sequence ATGCACCGGACCGGCTGGATCGACGTCCACGCCCACTTCGCACTCCCCGGCGGCACCACAGCCTGGGACCCCCTGACCGCGCTGGACCACATGGTCCGGCTGGGCATCGACATGCAGTTGCTGTCCGACGTCACGGTCACCGCTCCCGCCGACGTCCGCGCCTCCAACGAGTACGGCGCGTCGGTCGTCCGGCGGTATCCGCACCGCTTCGGTCTTCTCGCGGCTCTTCCGCTGTCCGATGTGGACGCGGCACTGGCGGAGATCGAGTAA
- a CDS encoding oxidoreductase, giving the protein MTTNRPVALVTGASSGIGKAAAFALVDAGFEVVGTSRRASGDRREGVTFLDLDVASDTSVASLVDRVIEQFGRIDVLVNNAGIGSAGAGEERSLSQDQQLFDINVFGLIRMTRAVLPHMRAQGSGRIINISSVLGFVPAPYMAAYAASKHAVEGYSESMDHEVRQHGVRVVLVEPAVTRTAFEANSPKPAMPLPVYEQQRQVFERVMAAAMKDGDDPATVAKAIVAAATDPKPKLRYPAGPTAGRVSTLRRLVPSRAFDRQIRKLNQLPT; this is encoded by the coding sequence ATGACCACGAACCGGCCGGTAGCACTCGTGACCGGAGCATCGTCAGGCATCGGCAAGGCAGCCGCCTTCGCACTCGTCGATGCGGGATTCGAGGTCGTCGGCACGAGCCGCCGAGCCTCAGGGGATCGCCGCGAGGGCGTGACGTTCCTCGACCTCGACGTGGCCAGCGACACCTCGGTCGCCAGCCTGGTCGACCGCGTGATCGAGCAGTTCGGGCGGATCGACGTCCTGGTCAACAACGCCGGCATCGGCTCTGCAGGCGCCGGGGAGGAACGCTCCCTCAGCCAGGACCAACAGCTGTTCGACATCAATGTCTTCGGACTGATCCGCATGACCAGGGCCGTCCTGCCGCACATGCGCGCCCAGGGCAGCGGCCGGATCATCAACATCTCGTCCGTCCTCGGGTTCGTCCCCGCGCCCTACATGGCCGCCTATGCCGCGTCCAAGCACGCCGTCGAGGGCTACTCCGAGTCCATGGACCACGAGGTCCGCCAGCACGGCGTCCGCGTAGTGCTCGTCGAGCCCGCCGTGACCAGGACCGCGTTCGAGGCCAACTCCCCGAAACCCGCCATGCCTCTGCCGGTCTACGAGCAGCAGCGGCAGGTCTTCGAGCGCGTGATGGCCGCGGCGATGAAGGACGGCGACGATCCCGCCACCGTCGCCAAGGCGATCGTCGCCGCGGCGACCGACCCGAAGCCGAAGCTGCGATACCCCGCCGGACCCACCGCTGGACGCGTCAGCACCCTGCGCCGCCTCGTCCCCTCCCGGGCCTTCGACCGGCAGATCCGCAAGCTCAACCAGCTGCCTACCTGA
- a CDS encoding SDR family NAD(P)-dependent oxidoreductase → MHSAAKGCLIALARGTAVEWAAHNIRVNVVPPGLTVTPFIEASYPRWPDPAGYRRTREDTIPLGRLATPDGVADAILFLACPESSYITGAVLPVDGGYTAF, encoded by the coding sequence ATGCACTCCGCCGCTAAGGGCTGCCTCATCGCACTGGCGCGTGGCACCGCCGTCGAGTGGGCGGCACACAACATCCGCGTCAATGTGGTGCCACCCGGTCTGACCGTGACGCCGTTCATCGAGGCGTCCTACCCGCGGTGGCCCGATCCCGCCGGCTATCGGCGCACCAGGGAGGACACGATCCCGCTCGGCCGACTCGCCACACCGGACGGGGTCGCCGACGCGATTCTCTTCCTGGCCTGCCCGGAGTCGTCGTACATCACCGGCGCCGTCCTCCCCGTGGATGGCGGATACACGGCCTTCTGA
- a CDS encoding IS110 family transposase, translated as MYDELAEVAVPEIWAGVDIGKTHHHAVVIDAEGERLLSRRIQNDETELLALIGDVLAISNDVLWAVDLNHGGAALLIGLLTVHGQPVAYLTGLAVHRASATYRGEGKTDAKDAFVIADQARIRRDLGLLRPGDEIATDLRTLTTRRLDLVFDRTRQINRLRAQLLDIFPALERSLDLTNKGPVVLLTGYQTPAAIRRTGVKRIEAWLRNRKVKSAAALARTCVEAAQAQQTALPGERLAAAMVVRLAKGVMALEEEIAELDDLIEARFREHPHAEVIRSLPGMGARLGAEFIAATGGDLDAFGSADRLAGFAGLAPQPRDSGRVSGNLRRPRRYHRGLLRTMYLSALASLKSCPASKAYYQRKRSEGKGHKQALLALARRRVNVLWAMIRDRACYHASQPVAAAA; from the coding sequence ATGTACGACGAGCTGGCGGAGGTGGCCGTGCCAGAGATCTGGGCCGGGGTGGACATCGGCAAGACGCATCACCACGCCGTGGTGATCGACGCGGAGGGCGAGCGGCTGCTGTCTCGCCGGATCCAGAACGACGAGACTGAGCTGCTGGCGCTGATCGGCGATGTGCTGGCGATATCCAACGACGTCTTGTGGGCAGTCGATCTCAATCACGGCGGTGCTGCATTGCTGATCGGGCTGCTCACCGTCCACGGTCAGCCCGTCGCCTATCTCACCGGCCTGGCAGTGCACCGGGCCTCCGCCACCTACCGCGGTGAGGGAAAGACGGACGCGAAGGACGCATTCGTCATCGCGGACCAGGCCCGCATCCGCCGGGACCTGGGGCTGCTGCGGCCCGGCGACGAGATTGCCACCGACCTGCGCACCCTTACCACCCGACGACTGGATCTTGTCTTCGACCGCACCCGGCAGATCAACCGTCTCCGGGCCCAACTGCTGGACATCTTCCCTGCGTTGGAGCGCTCGTTGGACCTGACCAACAAGGGTCCGGTGGTGCTTCTGACCGGCTACCAGACTCCGGCCGCGATCCGCCGCACAGGCGTGAAGCGGATCGAGGCCTGGCTGAGAAACCGCAAGGTCAAGAGCGCCGCCGCGCTCGCGCGCACCTGCGTGGAAGCCGCGCAGGCCCAGCAGACTGCGCTGCCCGGTGAGCGATTGGCCGCAGCGATGGTTGTCCGCCTCGCGAAGGGGGTGATGGCCCTCGAGGAGGAGATCGCCGAGCTTGACGATCTCATCGAGGCGAGGTTTCGCGAGCATCCGCACGCCGAGGTGATCCGCAGCCTGCCCGGCATGGGTGCCAGACTCGGCGCCGAGTTCATCGCCGCAACGGGGGGCGACCTGGACGCCTTCGGAAGCGCCGACCGCCTGGCCGGCTTCGCCGGCCTAGCCCCGCAGCCCCGTGACTCCGGCCGCGTCAGCGGCAATCTGCGCAGGCCACGCCGCTATCACCGCGGTCTGCTGCGGACCATGTACTTGTCGGCGCTGGCCAGTCTCAAGTCCTGCCCCGCCTCCAAGGCGTACTACCAACGAAAGCGGAGCGAAGGGAAGGGGCACAAACAAGCTCTCCTTGCCCTCGCCCGCCGACGCGTCAACGTCCTGTGGGCGATGATCCGTGACAGAGCGTGCTATCACGCTTCGCAACCCGTCGCGGCAGCTGCTTGA
- a CDS encoding DUF6807 domain-containing protein — protein MNALQISHDVGASVTVRDGDTELFRYVYQPDTVQLESPKPYIHPLRTRGGKTVSLFRPHDHVWHKGIAWSLPHVGEENFWGGPTYIHGRFYVQLENNGTQAHRRLTTLDRDGATATFAHELEWITQSSALFFTERRRLHAELISPEAWALTFETEMTNVSGKDVSMGSPTTKGRENAGYGGLFWRGPRSFTGGRFVTEEGLGGDEVRGRRMQWMGFEGRHDESDEQSLVLMVDDAANPCHPPQWFARSEEFACLNPAPFFSEELTIEDGSTVRFRYGVGIADADAAAAPALVDAVREVLTRSEASVVAAGPAAGATPYVDPVAG, from the coding sequence ATGAACGCTCTGCAGATCAGCCACGACGTGGGTGCCTCGGTCACCGTCCGCGACGGCGACACCGAACTCTTCCGCTACGTGTACCAGCCGGACACCGTCCAACTGGAGTCACCCAAGCCCTACATCCACCCCCTGCGCACCCGTGGCGGCAAGACGGTCAGCCTGTTCCGCCCCCACGACCATGTGTGGCACAAGGGCATCGCCTGGTCCCTGCCCCACGTCGGCGAGGAGAACTTCTGGGGCGGCCCCACCTACATCCACGGCCGTTTCTACGTCCAGCTGGAGAACAACGGCACCCAGGCGCACCGCCGGCTCACCACCCTCGACCGGGACGGCGCTACGGCGACCTTCGCGCACGAACTGGAGTGGATCACCCAGTCCAGCGCGCTGTTCTTCACCGAACGCAGGAGGCTGCACGCGGAGCTGATCTCCCCCGAGGCATGGGCGCTGACGTTCGAGACGGAGATGACCAACGTCTCCGGAAAGGACGTCTCCATGGGATCGCCCACCACCAAGGGGCGGGAGAACGCCGGCTACGGCGGGCTGTTCTGGCGCGGCCCACGGTCGTTCACCGGCGGCCGGTTCGTCACCGAGGAGGGTCTGGGCGGCGATGAGGTGCGCGGCCGGCGCATGCAGTGGATGGGCTTCGAGGGCCGCCACGACGAGTCCGACGAGCAGTCGCTCGTCCTCATGGTCGACGACGCGGCCAACCCCTGCCACCCGCCGCAGTGGTTCGCCCGCTCAGAGGAGTTCGCCTGCCTCAACCCGGCCCCGTTCTTCAGCGAGGAACTGACCATCGAGGACGGCTCCACCGTGCGGTTCCGCTACGGCGTGGGCATCGCCGATGCCGACGCCGCCGCGGCCCCTGCACTCGTGGACGCGGTGCGCGAGGTACTGACACGGTCCGAGGCCTCCGTGGTCGCCGCCGGCCCGGCGGCCGGTGCAACCCCCTACGTCGACCCCGTGGCTGGATGA
- a CDS encoding alpha/beta fold hydrolase yields MPTTEVLTESATSKYVQTSKWKLHYNEAGDGHPLILLHGGGAGASGWSNYSRNIAALARHYRVFAIDMPGWGKSDTAVPGDRDHVEALELALDALELDRVAIVGNSLGGRTALRFTAHHPERVSHLIPMGAPAPGVNVLGPPNDKTEGILPLVRAYFDPSPANFQAMVGALAHDPALAEDADLARARSEAALARPDHLENMRLSLSSGDLNGPPQLFQALPPLLAELTVPTLIVQGRNDRAVHFENALRLMAMIPSSRLYLINNCGHWAQMEHAEEFNRVVHEFISAH; encoded by the coding sequence ATGCCCACCACCGAGGTCCTGACTGAATCGGCGACCAGCAAGTACGTGCAGACCAGCAAGTGGAAGCTGCACTACAACGAGGCCGGTGACGGTCACCCCCTGATCCTGCTGCACGGCGGGGGAGCCGGCGCCAGTGGCTGGAGCAACTACTCCCGCAACATCGCCGCCTTGGCCCGCCACTACCGTGTGTTCGCCATCGACATGCCCGGCTGGGGCAAGAGCGACACCGCCGTGCCGGGCGACCGCGACCACGTGGAGGCGCTGGAATTGGCACTGGACGCGCTCGAACTGGACAGGGTCGCCATCGTCGGCAATTCGCTGGGCGGAAGGACGGCGCTCCGGTTCACGGCGCACCATCCCGAGCGCGTCAGCCACCTGATCCCGATGGGCGCCCCCGCCCCGGGGGTCAACGTGCTCGGCCCGCCCAACGACAAGACGGAGGGAATCCTCCCCTTGGTGCGCGCCTATTTCGACCCGTCGCCGGCGAACTTCCAGGCGATGGTCGGGGCGCTCGCGCACGACCCGGCGCTCGCCGAGGACGCCGACCTCGCCCGCGCGCGGTCGGAGGCCGCGCTCGCCCGCCCCGACCACCTGGAGAACATGAGGCTCTCGCTGTCCAGCGGGGATCTCAATGGCCCGCCGCAGCTGTTCCAGGCCCTGCCGCCGCTGCTGGCCGAGCTCACCGTGCCCACGCTGATCGTGCAGGGGCGGAACGACCGCGCCGTCCACTTCGAGAACGCGCTGCGATTGATGGCGATGATTCCGTCCTCCCGGCTGTACCTCATCAACAACTGCGGCCACTGGGCGCAGATGGAACACGCCGAGGAGTTCAACCGCGTCGTGCACGAGTTCATCTCCGCACACTGA
- a CDS encoding SDR family NAD(P)-dependent oxidoreductase, producing MCTSTALVTGANRGLGRALAAELLSRGATVYAAARNPDQVELPGAKPIAPDITDPASAAAAVQATGDVTVLINNAGISTGANLLASDQDAIRLEMDTHLAALNTLPTGQGLCRTGASPGRGEANGEPLVPEAIPLDYFRRAVPASELLRWPASPSGLAPSGVSADGGPDLRR from the coding sequence CTGTGCACAAGCACCGCCCTCGTCACCGGAGCCAACCGGGGCCTTGGCCGCGCCCTCGCCGCCGAACTGCTCAGCCGCGGCGCTACCGTCTACGCCGCAGCACGCAACCCCGACCAGGTCGAGCTGCCCGGTGCCAAGCCGATCGCGCCCGACATCACCGACCCAGCCTCCGCTGCCGCCGCTGTCCAGGCCACCGGCGACGTCACTGTCCTGATCAACAATGCCGGCATCTCCACCGGCGCCAACCTGCTCGCCAGCGACCAAGACGCCATCCGCCTGGAGATGGACACCCACTTGGCAGCACTCAACACGTTGCCTACGGGTCAAGGACTCTGCCGCACGGGAGCGAGTCCGGGTCGCGGGGAAGCGAACGGCGAGCCCCTCGTGCCGGAGGCGATTCCCCTCGACTATTTCAGGCGGGCCGTTCCGGCATCCGAACTCCTACGGTGGCCAGCATCGCCATCCGGGCTTGCGCCGTCTGGCGTGAGCGCGGATGGCGGCCCTGACCTGAGAAGGTGA
- a CDS encoding TetR/AcrR family transcriptional regulator, giving the protein MARYAKDHKQATRQRIIEAAGRRFKKDGIDGSGVSTLMSDAGLTNGAFYAHFASKEDLVANAVADQLGAQNASLEALAPGRAGLEQFVRAYLSAEHRDDPENGCPTAALLDEIGRCTDATKQAFTNGLLTVIDDIAARLAPESPPSARAQALGVFAMMVGTLQLARALADPKLADDVLDQGVHNALALLDAGPVRQRRVRRPS; this is encoded by the coding sequence GTGGCGCGCTACGCGAAAGACCACAAGCAGGCGACGCGGCAGCGGATCATCGAGGCCGCCGGCCGCCGGTTCAAGAAGGACGGCATCGACGGCTCCGGAGTCTCCACGCTGATGTCGGACGCGGGGCTGACCAACGGCGCCTTCTACGCCCACTTCGCCTCCAAGGAGGACCTCGTCGCGAACGCCGTCGCCGACCAGCTGGGCGCGCAGAACGCGAGCCTCGAAGCACTCGCGCCCGGCCGCGCCGGGCTCGAACAGTTCGTCCGCGCCTACCTGTCCGCCGAGCACCGTGACGACCCCGAGAACGGCTGCCCCACGGCCGCTCTCCTCGACGAGATCGGGCGATGCACGGACGCAACCAAGCAGGCGTTCACCAACGGGCTGCTGACCGTCATCGACGACATCGCCGCCCGCCTGGCACCTGAGAGTCCGCCCTCGGCACGCGCACAGGCGCTCGGCGTCTTCGCCATGATGGTCGGGACGCTCCAACTCGCCCGCGCCCTGGCCGATCCCAAGCTCGCCGACGACGTCCTCGACCAGGGTGTCCACAACGCCCTCGCGCTGCTGGACGCCGGACCTGTCCGGCAGCGCCGCGTCCGACGGCCTTCGTGA
- a CDS encoding class I SAM-dependent methyltransferase — MTSYDVLAEVYEWLISDAKLPPAELAASFDDVLNLLPSNAHVLDCSCGTGQLAVGLAGRGMQVVATDASEAMVRRTAELSEEFGASVRAVRANWEELPDHFQDNTFDMVFCVGNSLHHATGTTGRGAALESMSRLLRPGGRLVLTSRTWELVRARGSRLEISDRLVRRNGRDAVVVYRWEIAPHWEEEHHIEIAIAQVDATGLVLVRSELLSCWPYRYEELEVELHRVGLQTQLSTFDLEAENYMVVASKV; from the coding sequence GTGACAAGTTATGACGTGCTTGCCGAGGTGTACGAATGGCTCATCTCGGATGCAAAGTTGCCTCCAGCCGAGTTAGCTGCGTCGTTCGACGACGTCCTCAATCTCCTGCCGTCGAACGCTCACGTCCTCGACTGTTCGTGCGGAACCGGACAGCTGGCGGTTGGCCTCGCCGGTCGTGGCATGCAGGTTGTCGCAACTGACGCCAGCGAGGCGATGGTTCGTCGGACTGCAGAGTTGTCTGAGGAGTTCGGGGCATCCGTCCGGGCCGTACGGGCGAACTGGGAAGAGTTGCCCGACCATTTCCAGGACAACACGTTCGACATGGTGTTCTGCGTTGGCAACTCGCTTCACCATGCCACGGGCACGACAGGCAGGGGTGCTGCTCTGGAGTCGATGTCACGGCTTCTGCGCCCCGGCGGGCGCTTGGTACTCACATCCCGCACTTGGGAACTCGTGAGGGCCAGAGGTTCCCGGCTGGAGATCAGTGATCGACTCGTCCGCCGGAACGGTCGCGATGCCGTCGTGGTCTACCGCTGGGAGATTGCGCCGCATTGGGAGGAGGAGCACCACATCGAGATTGCGATCGCGCAAGTTGATGCGACCGGGTTGGTTCTTGTCCGCTCGGAACTGCTGTCCTGCTGGCCCTACCGGTACGAGGAACTCGAAGTCGAGCTGCACCGGGTCGGACTCCAGACGCAACTGAGCACGTTCGATCTTGAGGCCGAGAACTACATGGTGGTCGCGAGCAAGGTATAA
- a CDS encoding FMN-dependent NADH-azoreductase, with protein sequence MNLFRLDASIRTEGSVSRALADTAEQAWLGEHPGGVVTRRDLGVQPLPGDAWTALAHEVVNPAAPAPAEAHELLDRLGAELLAADAFLFAVPMYNWNVPEQVKTWIDLILKHPQVGIHGDQPLKGKPALLTLSRGGGYGPGTPKEGWDYATPYMRRILADVLGLDLQIAEAELTHAFWNPEMAHLKGLAEESMKTGYEQAAEHGLRIAKLSTV encoded by the coding sequence ATGAACCTGTTCCGTCTCGATGCGAGCATCCGGACCGAAGGATCGGTGAGCCGCGCTCTCGCCGACACCGCCGAGCAGGCGTGGCTCGGCGAGCACCCCGGCGGCGTCGTGACCCGGCGCGACCTCGGGGTCCAGCCGCTGCCTGGGGACGCATGGACGGCGCTCGCCCACGAAGTCGTCAACCCGGCGGCACCGGCCCCGGCCGAGGCGCACGAGCTCCTCGACCGTCTCGGCGCGGAACTGCTCGCCGCCGACGCGTTCCTGTTCGCGGTGCCGATGTACAACTGGAATGTCCCGGAGCAGGTCAAGACCTGGATCGACCTGATCCTGAAGCACCCCCAGGTGGGGATCCACGGTGACCAGCCGCTCAAGGGCAAGCCGGCGCTCCTGACGTTGAGCCGGGGCGGCGGCTACGGGCCCGGCACCCCGAAGGAGGGCTGGGACTACGCCACGCCCTACATGCGCAGGATCCTCGCCGACGTCTTGGGCCTCGACCTGCAGATCGCCGAGGCGGAGCTGACCCACGCGTTCTGGAACCCGGAGATGGCGCACCTCAAGGGACTGGCCGAAGAGTCGATGAAGACGGGGTACGAGCAGGCCGCCGAGCACGGGCTGCGGATCGCCAAGCTGAGCACGGTCTGA